In the Wyeomyia smithii strain HCP4-BCI-WySm-NY-G18 chromosome 2, ASM2978416v1, whole genome shotgun sequence genome, one interval contains:
- the LOC129720358 gene encoding uncharacterized protein LOC129720358 produces the protein MADGQRINLLTTKRATMITALGRAEAFMVGYSDQRDAPQVPLRLEYINNIWATLNEVQAELEACADTDEGMAVHEIVRADFESRLFSIKASLITKLPPLPVNPAYPQPPHVSTALSGIKLPTISLPEFDGDYQQWLTFHDTFLIHNNADVPPIQKFHYLRAAVKGEAAQLIESIAISSANYELAWRTLEGRYSNDYLLKKRHLQALFDIPLVQKESAAALHGLVDEFERHTKILHQLGEPTDEWSTILEHLLCTRLHNDSLRAWEEHASTVENPNFQCLVDFLQRRIRVLESISVNDHAPGSQTTPSTNQAANYNRRQSQFRLSSNASTAISSYKCPACNGNHYIARCAKFMQQSVSERKQLVSRKRLCHNCLKGNHLVASCPCELNCRKCNQHHHTLLHLEQSGTIQRSGNDSASRSANPASSTTQSASTSLGNSVEQTSVPATEIVPAVETSTPVQQPAENVLLLTVVVNVIDAYGHAHPARALLDSASQPNLIFNRLVRILRLKRKSVNITVQGAGQMSKMIQEALFATITSRKQNFPCGVEFLIMDKVTADLPAQFVSTAEWNLPTDIFLADPAFNKSQPIDMVIGVKHFYSFFPSSARMQLRENLPLLVDSVFGWVVAGSAGLASSTAQQPSCSVVAVSMITLEESVERFWKTEDLATTDNYSVEERRCESFFTSTFARTHEGRYMVRLPRKPDFAIMLGESEATARRRFELLERRLQRDPDLKAEYHKFMREYLDLGHMKPVKPRSSDDTDCYYLPHHPVFKDSSTTTKVRACLMDRRKPLLASL, from the coding sequence ATGGCGGACGGCCAGCGAATTAACCTGCTGACGACAAAACGAGCGACGATGATTACAGCGCTGGGTCGGGCTGAGGCATTCATGGTGGGCTACAGTGATCAACGAGACGCTCCGCAGGTACCGCTGAGGCTTGAGTATATAAACAACATCTGGGCTACCCTGAATGAAGTGCAAGCGGAGCTGGAGGCATGCGCAGATACTGATGAAGGTATGGCAGTGCATGAAATAGTCCGCGCTGACTTTGAGTCGCgacttttttcaataaaagCATCGTTAATCACTAAATTGCCTCCTCTTCCTGTTAACCCCGCATACCCTCAACCCCCGCATGTTTCTACTGCACTCTCTGGTATAAAACTGCCGACTATTTCGCTTCCGGAGTTCGATGGAGATTATCAGCAATGGTTGACTTTTCACGACACTTTCTTGATACACAACAACGCTGATGTTCCACCCATACAAAAATTTCACTATTTAAGGGCAGCCGTCAAGGGGGAGGCTGCTCAGTTGATTGAGTCTATCGCTATTAGTTCCGCTAATTATGAGTTGGCTTGGCGCACATTAGAGGGCAGGTATTCAAATGATTATCTTCTGAAAAAGCGACATTTGCAGGCTTTGTTCGATATTCCGCTCGTTCAAAAGGAGTCCGCTGCAGCATTGCACGGTTTGGTCGACGAGTTTGAGCGACATACGAAAATTCTACACCAGCTTGGGGAACCAACGGACGAGTGGAGTACCATATTGGAGCATTTATTGTGCACGCGTTTGCACAACGATTCTTTGAGAGCATGGGAGGAGCATGCTTCTACTGTagaaaatccaaattttcaatgtttagttGACTTTTTGCAGCGGCGTATTCGGGTTCTTGAATCGATATCCGTCAACGATCATGCCCCTGGAAGTCAGACCACTCCGAGTACCAACCAGGCTGCTAATTACAACCGAAGGCAATCCCAATTTCGGCTCTCGTCAAATGCGTCCACCGCTATTTCATCCTACAAGTGTCCAGCGTGCAACGGCAATCATTATATCGCAAGGTGCGCAAAATTCATGCAGCAATCCGTCAGCGAGCGTAAGCAGTTGGTGAGCAGGAAGCGGCTGTGCCACAACTGCCTGAAGGGGAACCATTTGGTCGCTAGTTGTCCGTGTGAGCTTAACTGCAGGAAGTGTAACCAGCATCATCACACTCTTCTGCATTTAGAGCAATCTGGTACCATTCAACGTTCCGGTAATGATTCTGCATCTCGCTCAGCCAATCCCGCTAGCTCGACTACACAATCCGCCTCGACCTCTCTAGGCAATTCCGTAGAGCAAACATCTGTTCCTGCTACGGAGATAGTACCAGCCGTTGAAACCAGCACGCCAGTTCAGCAACCTGCTGAAAACGTTCTTCTTCTAACGGTCGTCGTCAACGTCATTGATGCGTATGGGCATGCGCATCCCGCGCGCGCTTTGTTGGACAGCGCGTCTCAGCCAAACTTGATTTTCAACCGGTTGGTCCGCATTCTTCGTTTGAAGCGGAAGTCCGTTAACATCACCGTTCAAGGGGCTGGACAGATGTCGAAAATGATCCAGGAAGCGTTATTTGCCACTATAACTTCCCGGAAGCAGAACTTTCCTTGCGGCGTAGAGTTCTTGATCATGGACAAGGTAACTGCAGACCTTCCTGCGCAATTCGTATCAACAGCTGAGTGGAATCTACCTACAGATATCTTTCTTGCTGATCCTGCTTTTAATAAAAGTCAGCCGATAGACATGGTAATCGGTGTTAAacatttttacagttttttccCGTCTTCAGCTCGCATGCAGCTACGTGAAAATTTACCTCTGCTGGTGGATAGCGTGTTCGGCTGGGTTGTAGCTGGGTCGGCTGGCTTAGCATCTTCGACAGCCCAGCAACCTTCGTGCAGCGTAGTGGCCGTGTCGATGATAACGCTAGAGGAAAGCGTCGAGCGCTTTTGGAAGACAGAGGATCTGGCCACCACTGACAACTATTCAGTCGAGGAGCGGCGATGCGAATCTTTCTTTACGTCTACGTTCGCGAGAACCCACGAAGGACGATACATGGTTCGTCTACCTCGCAAGCCAGATTTCGCCATCATGCTAGGAGAGTCTGAGGCAACCGCTCGACGTCGTTTCGAGCTTTTGGAGCGCCGTTTGCAACGAGATCCTGATCTGAAGGCAGAGTACCATAAATTTATGAGGGAATACCTCGATCTCGGACACATGAAGCCGGTCAAACCGAGAAGCAGTGACGACACGGATTGCTACTACCTTCCCCACCATCCCGTTTTCAAGGATTCAAGCACGACGACTAAGGTTCGGGCGTGTTTGATGGATCGGCGAAAACCTCTACTGGCTTCTCTTTGA